Sequence from the Zeugodacus cucurbitae isolate PBARC_wt_2022May chromosome 2, idZeuCucr1.2, whole genome shotgun sequence genome:
TGCAAAAGCGAAATTTGCAATGTTATCAGAAAGTGGAAGGAACCTTGCAAAAGCTTGAAAGCTTATTAGAACATCAACTAAAAGAAAACCTTAAACCAATTGATTTGGAGCGTGCAGCACTTGAATTAATACAATTGCAATTTAATCAAAAGTTTTGTTGGGATCTATTAAAGGATGAGCAGAAAAAACATTCCGAAAGATTGCAAAATGAAGTTTTTGCTAAATTGcgcatattttttaatgatgccttgaaaagttccaaTAGTACATGCTCGGAACTTTTGGAGCGCTGTTTAAGAATTTATATAACACTTGATGCTTGTCCAATGGCAGAACAAGTTTTTCGTGAAGACATCGTTGCACCTTATATGAGTGCTAATATTTCGGAACATTGCCTGCAAAACTCTCCACAAGGTTTATCAGGGATATACggaaagattttaaattttatatcacTCCACATGACCGATTTGCTACGCTTGACACACTACACAGACAAACTTAgcggttttaattttttagttaataGCTTTTGGGTGGATGTAGAAATGCGTTTGGAAACTCATATGACATCGATCTTTGCACCCGGTAATTCCGACGTTTTCTACATGAAATATAAATGCACACGAGACTTTTTGTCAAAGATTGAAGAGCTCTTGGCGAATGACAATGCGGTGCGGGATTTCAAGCAACACAAACAAACGATAAGCTTCCAATCGCGGTGGAATCTACCAGTTTATTTCCAAATATGTTTTCAGGTAGGAAAAAGTAGTGATACAACTCTCCCATAACATAATTCATAGAATTTGTATAATATTGCAGGAGATAGCTGGAGAGTTTGAAACGGTGCTGGTACCTTTGTTACATGCAGATATGATGATTTCTAAATCAAAAGTAGTAAATATTGGCTATCAATTGGCCGCATTTAATAGCGCATCTAAAGCTATAGAACATTGTTGGAAAGAAGGTGTCTATCTCTCTgagatttttccaaaattttacaaaCTAAGCGTCCAAATTTTACTACGACTTTCTCGGTGGATCTCCGACGTTTtacagctcattacaaaaagCAGTTCAAAAAACGTGAACAACTTGGAGGGACCTCCTCAAATCAACAAAACGAATGTACTAATCGCATTGTATGCAGATGTACAGGTGCTTATCGGACAATTGCCTCAAATACAGCGACACATCGCAATAAATATGCCGCAGGAGTTACAAAGTGATGCAGACTTTTGTAGTATTATTGCAAAATCAATCGCCGATGTGCGGGGAACACTTGAAAGCCATCTCGGTACGGTTGAAGCTGCAATAGTGGACATTTTAATATCTGAAAGTGGCATAGAAAGTGTGCGTCAAGTTAAAGAGTTGCCGCGTTTGTATCGGAAAACCAATCGGGATATACCTGCAAAGTCATCGCCATACATTGAACAGATGCTCCGTTCATTGAAAGCATTTCAAAACGAACAAAGTTCACAACTCGGAAATGTTATTGCCACCaatgttttattaaaagtatGCTCAAAAATAACTAAAGAGTAAGTAAATTATTACCAAGTTTCTTATTAGAAGAGAGCTAATTGTTCTTTATTCCTTTTCTGTTTAGTTATTACGTTGCCGTCAAGGATGTACTTACATCTGTGCAAAAAACAGAGGAATCACTACGTCGTTTACGCAATCTTAAGAGCGGCGCTACAGCAGCACTAACGACCGGCGCAACAACGATGTCGGACGATGATAAAATACGATTGCAACTACACGTAGATGTCATTGCATGGACGGGGGAATTGGCCAAAATGGGTCTAATGCCTTCGCAAGTGGAAGACTTGCTCGAATTGAATAATATTGTCGAAGCAAACTCGAAATTGAAAGAAACCAAAGATAATCAATAAGAAcagcaaatttgtttaattttgataaatacaGAATTTACTGAGCATGTAATATTTaacactaaatatttaattgacaatttgtatttatattttacaaacgtTCTGTTAATTATACTTCCGCTTGAAATCAATGCCTGGTACGCACTTCTAATTGTTAGGCACTGTTTATTATTGTCATAGTATTTATCAATTATATGTGGTGTGCAGTgacaattatagaaaataatatgctttagtatttaatttatgctatcaaaaaatataaaaaatctgtattatatttaatatcgtaatttgtaaataaatgcatcatttcattttatatacttttggtGTTGAGATTTACGCAaacattattttcgaaattaagtatacttacttactttcatacatatatgtttgttacACGGTTTGTAAATTCAATACGCAAAAAAATGgattagaaaattataaaacatcAAATTGTTACACATAAATAATGCAATCAGGCATTATTCGCCACGAACTTTGAAACTTATTGTacacaattatatatttttataacttcaaCTCTTCGGTATCGGGAAGTTTTTGGAAGAATGAGTTCACGCGTTCCTCAGTCACCGCTTCCAAGGTGGATGGATTCCATTTGGGCTTTTGATCCTTGTCAATAAGTAAAGCGCGTACTCCCTCTTTAAAGTCACTGTCTTCCAAATGACGTACAACCATGCGGTACTCCATTTTCAAGCATTGTGGCAGAAGAAGTTTGGAGCCCAGCTCAAGTTCGCGAAAAGTGACTTTTAAGGAGAGTGGTGAAACTCTTTGAAGCATCTATAGATGAAAAGATgataatgtattaatatttacataaatatatttcatatacatatacatcctATATCACATTGTCCTTACTTCAAGAGTTTTATTTGCCCATTCGCTTCCATCTCCTTTCAGATTTTCAACGATTTCCTCAACAGAGTTAGCAGTGAaacatttgttaattttatccAATACACCTTGCAGAACGAAGTCTTTGTTTGTGGGTGAATTATATTTATCAAGAATATCTTGAACAGTATCGGCATCCTTACAATTAAGCAGATCGGTTTGTAAATCCCCTAACTTTGAGCTTTCACAATAATGTGTTGCTAATCCAGCCTTTAATACATCATCACCCCTTAGACGAAAACCAGTTAGACCAAGGAACAGACCCAATTTTCCTGGCAAGCGTGATAGAAAATAAGAACCACCAACATCTGGGAAGAGGCCAATGGCTGTTTCAGGCATTGCCAATAGTGTACGTTCGGTGGCTACACGATATTTCCCATGGATCGAGAGACCGACACCACCGCCCATTGTAATGCCGTCGATAATGGCAATGTAAGGTATAATATAATTGCCGATTAGCGCATTTGTAGTATATTCTTCACGGAAGAAAGCTTTTGATTCCTCGGTGGGTCCGGCTTCTACTATGGATCGAACATCCCCTCCAGCGCAGAAGGCTTTGTCACCAGCACCTTTTATTATTACCATCGATTTGGTCagttcacatttcttcaagtgCTTGTATACTTTTCGTACCATATCCAAGTTGATTGCATTCAAAGCATTTGGCCGATTGAGAATAATCATACCCTTGTCGGAGGATTCAGTCGCTATAACATAGGAAGACATATTGCGTTTGTCCATGGGAGAGGACGTGAGAGAAGCGcttaaatgcatttttgaaaGTAGTGGGGCGGTGCAGGTACGATGACCAAAGGCATATATTATTCGATGTATTGGGTGCATCTGACAAAAGACATTATTTAATATTGGATATATTCAGATGCTAAAATATGTGACAAAAAAAGTACATAGAATATATAAAAGTCAATAACTGATTCTCACATATCGAGGTATCTACTGAGTTTTATTGTAAtcgtatatgtattttttagcaacatttgaattaacattaaataattatgGTCAAATTCCAATTATTGCACAACTGTATTCAAAGCGCACTAATCCGGatagttttaagaaaatttctaGCTTAGGatttttcatgattttatttttaaatgtgtcATAATAAGTCTTGGAAATTAGATGTTTTAATTAATCATAATTTCTTGTGTTACGGGCTAAGGTATGTGACAGATTCTGAGTAGTTGTGGTTTTGATTCAAAGTTCACAAAATAGATAACATTATTTTTAGTATCAAACCAGATAAACACGCCTTGTTTTTCcatattcttgaaattaaataagGACTTCAAATTACTTTTACTTTATTGCATGTATAAATATTACTCGAAAGTTAATACAGAATTAGAGCGCAATTATGCTAAGGTTCCCCAAAAATGTCGCATTTATATACCGGAGCGACTTTGATGTGCCTGCCAAGCATGTGACAACGTAAATTTGATACTgggttgaatattttattttatttactcaacCAATAATAGGATCAAAGCTAATACGCCAACTTTAAAACgtgattaaattaaaattaatcaggAAATGCGACACCCCGAGTATATTCACATGAGTAGTACTGCATTACAGAGCTATTCTATATGATTTTAAGAATAGAATTAGATtaattttacacacacatatacatataggtgCAAACACAGCTTAACACAagaatcttaaattttttatacacacGTTGCGCACTTTAATCAAACTACTTCCAAATGCTTGATTATAAACTCCTGCATTTTTATgaatgatttaaaattaatacatataattCAGTAATTTATGCGACCCCAACCAACTTACGATTCTTAAATCCCCTGCGTAGGTAAATATAGGTAGTTGCTTTTAGTTGCGCAATCAAAAAGCTGTTGTTCTTATATTACTCGTGAACACTATATCACTTCACTTATGTTAATGTGTTCTATGGTCGTTTATCACATTACACTTTCTCACCGGTTctgttttgattattatttctttttgttgtctttCGCCACAGTGTGTGCAATATGAAAGAAATAAAGAAGTTCGTGCCTTAtgattaatttacatatacGTAAAAATTAGACCCTATTTATGATTGTTCACATGACACAGCACCTTGTGACATCACCCGCACATCACATCACACACCACGCCATCAAcactcagcacacacacaacacagcgTAACAAAccactcagcacacacacaacccAGCATAACAAACCACTCAGCatgcaacacaacaaccacacaatcACCAACGTTCATCTCATTTATTCAGCAAACAAGTTTACAAAAGGGATAGCCCACAACGGGATCGTCCTTCTTTTCGTTTTCGCCAGCGCCCTTAGTGGTTCGACCGATAAACCCGATCAACGTGAGAAATAGCCGTCCGCGACCGTggtttcgtgtgtgtgtgcaacgtcaaagtgaattttttaacctttttcttaactgaattaaacaaaattattattgtgagaaatagaatttaaaattaaaattaaaattataacgatATTGGAATCAGTGCGTTTTCTTTCCCCCTTTCACAGTGCGTTCAGTGTCCTCTACATTTACGTAAGTATCTAGTATATCTGGTGCATATACGTGAAcaaatggtccttcgagcctttCGGAAAGGCACCTaaggtagaaaaaaaaaaaatacaaacctcTAAAACAATAAAGTGACCAAATAAAGTGTAAAAGTCCAATCGAAATTGGACAAGTGATATAGTTGCAATAAGCAACcaacaaaataaaagtgaaatgaaagtgtaaaacgacacaaaaaaaaaaaaaaaaaaagaagtaatAGAACAAATAAAAGTGGGAAAAAGTGCATAtgtttatacaaacaaaaatatatatatatatctacatatattacaaGAAATTGCATACGTGACCAAATTTAACTAATTACAACAAACGgcaagaaacaaacaaaaacaaaactaactaTAAAGCACAAACTCGGGCGCGGGCgcggtacaaaaaaaaaaaaaacaacttaacaaacacaaaactaatacaaaaacaaaataatacataaGGAGAACACAGGAGTCTGCAAACAACGAGGGAGGAAAACACCATTTAACAAGGACAGCGCTggacaaaaaacaagaaaagagcATAAGCAACaataactatatgtatatacaagcccAAAAACCCTTGGCGGAAGAAAAGTGAGTCcgttccattttttatattacaaaaatttttgattaaatttcatgcgcatatgtatgtaaattacagTTTGAGCGGTATTTCGGGACACCGTTATTTTATAACACGAGACTGTACTTAACAGCAAGTTCGGTTTATATATACGTAAAATAACTGATCAAAAAAGTACAGTCCTGCCGATTTGCTTAGTTTGTGTCTCTGAACACACCACtacattatacaaaaaaaaaataaccacaAAGTTTAAAAAGGTCAAGTATTATATGCTTGCAACTTTCTTGCGATACCCCTTGTgctaaaaaatagcaacaagcaGGATCGTGCATAACAACCAAagcaaaggcaaaaaaaaaaaaaaaaaaaaaaaagtcgtacttacatacatatgagcatatTCGCCGCGaaatccatatatacatattgctaaattttttaccctttagaatatacatatatacctatttatatacacaacgtatggtacatacataaatgaacaAGTGAATTACATTACCTGCCTGGATGTTAAATTCGTGTCCCCaaacacaccaaaaaaaaaaaaaaaacaatttataagacAAGTATTCACTACTTGCAAATTCTCCTGCGATACCCCTTGAGCTTTAAAGCAACAAGCTGGATCGCTTACAATAATCCAACAAAGGCAGAAGaaaagaataaaagaaaataaaaatattatagctctaatttcatttatgtatgtacacatatgccCTTAAACATATGACTCTCTCCCTttgctcatatatacatatttacatacatacctatacaaAGCTTATATACAGCTTCTCAGCGCTCTCATCAAAaggtattaatataaataccttcctacatacatatgtacatatatacttgtctttccttaccctttatctcatCATTTACATTGGATGATTATTAACTATCACCTATTACCAAATCTCTCATTTActctctacaaaaaaaaattttttttacatacatacctacattgtgtaaaacatacatacaaatacaaatttatttttcctgcgttcgcgtCGAATGGTTGTCAATATATAAACAcgtttatacataaatgcatttcaGCACTTCTTCATATGTTatacattacatatgtacatatataatataacaattatACGAAGCTAAGTGATAcgaacgaaacaaaaaaaaaaaaacatacaaacatacatgcataaagCATATGCAAGcacatgcaaataaaaaacatataaacattttgCTTATTACGATTTTCCTTTCGTTCGCGTTCTCAACTTAttagatacaaatatacaaattaagtgcGAGTGAACaaagataaaataatttggtacactgtaaaaaatttttttttttcagtcatatttaataaaaaaaaaaaaaaaaacacaattttgttttattcttattattatttatgtggtTTATgcggaaattattatatatactataatttaaaagtctaacatataaaaatacagcAAATAAAATCTGTAGtcaatgaattataaaaaaattctcaaatttcaataatctttaattgtattaaattcaattacttaTACGTTTTATTACAAGAagaattttcaattcatttggaatttcaataaataattcaatattaagCTAAAAGCTTCATATTCGAAACAAATCAAATGCAATCCGACAAATCAAAAGAGGTTAAACCAAGAACACCTATATCATTAGAAATTCCtaaaatggctgatgaagataaaACACAAGGcccacctgcagaagctacacgctcaaagcagagtgtaaaacaaaaaagatcaaaagatcatttattatcaaaattcatcaatgaaggtgatacttttataagctattgcacaagattcaaagcttcccctatCGCTGACATCTCTGAATCAGTTTTAAAGGCAAAACTTGAAAGTGTCCACGAAATATGGGCACGCCTTCTGGCAGCGTACGATGCAGTAATTGAAgctgacgacgctgaactcccagaaaacataaaagcttcggcgacagccaaattaaataattgccgtgatcagaaagaaataataaatggaatgataagcgaacaattaaatgtaataaggccaaatagcgccactactcccccacccagagtagtcacaacaacaaaagaagacctagataaaggcatgtatctaaatgtaccaacttgtgatactgaagtttttactggatgttatgaacaatggccgtccttccgggacatgttcacagccctttacataaaccatcctagacttgcagaagcacaaaaactattccaactaaggtacaagacacaaggggaagcaggcattatcgtcaagcaattcgatataaatggcgacaattttaagctggcttgggaagcactagttgaaagata
This genomic interval carries:
- the LOC105220084 gene encoding conserved oligomeric Golgi complex subunit 2, with amino-acid sequence MQDQNKTFARIDGNKNSTSLCFDKNDFMKGNFSVDEFLHKNRNAPSLEQLRDDLGIYLKDLRASMIDLINEDYADFVSLSANLVGLDQSIADIENPLLQFRKEVENIRALLQECASEVRHNLEKKQQFRVQKRNLQCYQKVEGTLQKLESLLEHQLKENLKPIDLERAALELIQLQFNQKFCWDLLKDEQKKHSERLQNEVFAKLRIFFNDALKSSNSTCSELLERCLRIYITLDACPMAEQVFREDIVAPYMSANISEHCLQNSPQGLSGIYGKILNFISLHMTDLLRLTHYTDKLSGFNFLVNSFWVDVEMRLETHMTSIFAPGNSDVFYMKYKCTRDFLSKIEELLANDNAVRDFKQHKQTISFQSRWNLPVYFQICFQEIAGEFETVLVPLLHADMMISKSKVVNIGYQLAAFNSASKAIEHCWKEGVYLSEIFPKFYKLSVQILLRLSRWISDVLQLITKSSSKNVNNLEGPPQINKTNVLIALYADVQVLIGQLPQIQRHIAINMPQELQSDADFCSIIAKSIADVRGTLESHLGTVEAAIVDILISESGIESVRQVKELPRLYRKTNRDIPAKSSPYIEQMLRSLKAFQNEQSSQLGNVIATNVLLKVCSKITKDYYVAVKDVLTSVQKTEESLRRLRNLKSGATAALTTGATTMSDDDKIRLQLHVDVIAWTGELAKMGLMPSQVEDLLELNNIVEANSKLKETKDNQ
- the LOC105220074 gene encoding 3-hydroxyisobutyryl-CoA hydrolase, mitochondrial, with product MHPIHRIIYAFGHRTCTAPLLSKMHLSASLTSSPMDKRNMSSYVIATESSDKGMIILNRPNALNAINLDMVRKVYKHLKKCELTKSMVIIKGAGDKAFCAGGDVRSIVEAGPTEESKAFFREEYTTNALIGNYIIPYIAIIDGITMGGGVGLSIHGKYRVATERTLLAMPETAIGLFPDVGGSYFLSRLPGKLGLFLGLTGFRLRGDDVLKAGLATHYCESSKLGDLQTDLLNCKDADTVQDILDKYNSPTNKDFVLQGVLDKINKCFTANSVEEIVENLKGDGSEWANKTLEMLQRVSPLSLKVTFRELELGSKLLLPQCLKMEYRMVVRHLEDSDFKEGVRALLIDKDQKPKWNPSTLEAVTEERVNSFFQKLPDTEELKL